From Arctopsyche grandis isolate Sample6627 chromosome 12, ASM5162203v2, whole genome shotgun sequence, one genomic window encodes:
- the LOC143920470 gene encoding uncharacterized protein LOC143920470 yields the protein MTTKDVPNQTLNTVKERGNRKGKTTQQTQKKHQKSNQTKEQKRRSTGKSQNRPLAFRQSPIPNGEVLRSHCRQQSSVCGWVGVAWRSQLETTRASTAVAVDRLTRGTTPALPNTQVTHTSLPHHNTIFTINPSLVYTQTPTSKGHPPKSITKLLLSASHPQLLELDMCVLSLYFIVMNRFESGTVFGFPAGRALPVSSPAKARLTPAACCRVVSFAAF from the exons atgACGACCAAAGATGTACCAAATCAGACATTAAATACCGTAAAAGA AAGAGGAAACAGAAAAGGAAAAACCACCCAACAGACCCAAAAGAAGCACCAGAAGAGCAACCAAACTAAGGAACAGAAAAGGAGAAGCACTGGAAAGAGCCAAAACCGACCACTAGCATTTCGCCAGAGTCCAATACCCAACGGAGAGGTTTTGCGCAGCCATTGTCGACAGCAGAGCAGTGtctgtgggtgggtgggtgttgCGTGGCGGTCACAACTCGAAACAACCAGAGCCAGTACAGCCGTCGCCGTCGATCGGCTGACACGCGGCACAACACCTGCGCTACCAAACACGCAAGTAACACACACTTCCCTCCCCCACCACAACACCATTTTCACCATCAATCCATCTCTGGTGTACACACAAACACCGACTTCAAAGGGACACCCACCCAAATCGATCACTAAACTCCTGCTAAGTGCGTCGCACCCTCAACTCTTGGAGCTTGATATGTGCGTACTATCATTGTACTTCATTGTAATGAATCGATTCGAAAGTGGGACGGTTTTCGGTTTTCCCGCGGGAAGAGCGCTTCCGGTTTCGTCTCCGGCTAAAGCCCGACTCACACCAGCGGCGTGTTGTCGTGTCGTGTCGTTCGCCGCGTTCTAG